A single window of Ananas comosus cultivar F153 linkage group 19, ASM154086v1, whole genome shotgun sequence DNA harbors:
- the LOC109724541 gene encoding protein SMAX1-like, with translation RRTSAARFPPRPAPAAADHHHRSPPPPAPLLSARVEVEQLLLSVLDDPSVSRVMREASLSSAAVKSSIEQTLASSSPSSPPPSPSSNPYLSPRFRESQSTSVGVGVGGGGEGGDSQRRDIDARRVFDVMLRPRRRNPVIVADSDYLEAVAKEMLRKIKAGGGAAHVIAFNNENELRDRSRISFHIRELSASIESRIDGGGAVMLDLGDLKWLMECTWPDFAREVVAEIGKLVSRFSGGGGGSGSGGGRFWLVGAATCNTYLRLWINYPTVEDDWDLQAVPIAMRAPLYYTLPRFCSMAVPLSRPPAAADASTRIAAMCQLCTAKYELELAKLIEEDRKKCFPEKAEAQQGLPQWLQLAMLGNDRIQAEEKALVWKQRSEELRVKWMEKCFLLHPNFHSALLDSSEKPSYPSLTMAPSFFAPCPPFKPDSTLDKSITPLEIHKTRERSLTRPKSPPGSPVKTELALGPSKPCNFSEKPRAELLKDLSDQQPESKIRAISDTDFFKKLLKGLLEEVTWQPNAASTIAAVITQCKCGGGRRRPLGPKGDAWLLFLGPDKVGKRKMATALSEIMFGTHPITTRFSDSSLEEEEEEDTNRESNTNLWGKTFIDRVMDAIRRNPFSVIMIEDFDRADSLFQLNIKRAMERGRLTDSHGREIGLGSAIIILASNWLPPEEFNGSQDSLIQCEEKLLNSSTSNWQLEFSIVDNPAKRREAWLRDSDQALKLRKGLLGLPFDLNLATEAEDEADEGSRNSSDVTVERDFEKGRLAIKCSTKSPASDLMELADASIVFNPIDFDPLKRKVLDCISERFKAKMGDRYTIRVDDDTVDRIVATIWLKKATLEEWTQKVLCPSIENSKNKLDDAQGHKAVVRLSSVRVRVWDPTAQKRGGGQDQIPIAVDTL, from the exons AGGCGCACCAGCGCCGCGCGTTTCCCGCCCcgccccgcccccgccgccgccgaccaccaccaccgctcgccgccgccgcctgcgcCGCTCCTCTCAGCGAGGGTGGAGGTGGAGCAGCTCCTCCTCTCCGTCCTCGACGACCCCTCCGTTAGCCGCGTCATGCGCGAGGcctccctctcctccgccgccgttaAGTCCTCCATCGAGCAAACCCTagcctcttcctctccctcctctccgccgccgtcgccgtcatCAAATCCCTACCTCAGTCCCCGCTTTCGCGAATCTCAAAGCACCAGCGtgggcgtcggcgtcggcggcggaggagagggggGGGATTCACAAAGGAGAGATATAGATGCGCGGAGGGTGTTCGATGTAATGCTGAGGCCCCGCAGACGGAACCCGGTGATCGTCGCGGACTCTGATTATCTGGAAGCCGTCGCGAAGGAGATGTTACGGAAGATCAAGGCCGGCGGGGGAGCCGCCCACGTGATCGCCTTCAACAACGAAAACGAACTCCGTGATCGGTCGCGTATTTCATTCCACATTCGAGAATTGAGCGCTTCAATTGAAAGCCGGATTGATGGTGGCGGCGCCGTCATGCTCGATCTCGGCGATCTCAAATGGCTCATGGAGTGCACTTGGCCGGACTTTGCCCGGGAGGTGGTTGCAGAGATTGGTAAGCTAGTGAGTAGGTttagcggcggtggcggtggcagTGGCAGTGGCGGAGGCCGGTTTTGGCTTGTTGGTGCCGCCACGTGCAACACATATCTCCGGTTATGGATAAATTACCCGACGGTGGAGGATGATTGGGACCTCCAAGCTGTGCCGATCGCGATGAGGGCGCCGCTTTACTACACTCTACCGAG GTTTTGCAGCATGGCGGTGCCCTTGAGCCGGCCTCCTGCGGCTGCCGATGCATCCACGAGGATCGCAGCGATGTGCCAGCTTTGCACGGCGAAATACGAATTGGAATTGGCGAAGCTCATCGAAGAGGATCGAAAGAAGTGCTTCCCGGAGAAGGCGGAAGCCCAGCAAGGGCTTCCGCAGTGGCTTCAGCTCGCAATGCTCGGCAATGATCGGATTCAG GCCGAGGAGAAAGCGCTTGTGTGGAAGCAGAGAAGCGAGGAGTTGCGGGTGAAATGGATGGAGAAGTGCTTCCTTCTCCACCCGAACTTCCACTCGGCACTTCTCGACTCCTCCGAGAAGCCCTCATATCCTTCCCTCACGATGGCTCCCTCTTTTTTCGCTCCTTGCCCGCCGTTTAAGCCCGATTCAACACTCGATAAAAGCATAACACCTCTCGAGATACATAAAACTCGGGAGAGATCTTTGACTCGGCCGAAAAGCCCTCCCGGAAGCCCGGTGAAGACCGAGTTAGCTCTCGGGCCCTCGAAGCCTTGCAACTTCTCGGAAAAGCCCCGTGCGGAGCTTCTCAAGGACTTATCTGATCAACAACCTGAGTCTAAAATTCGTGCAATTTCGGATACGGACTTCTTCAAGAAGCTCTTGAAGGGGCTTCTGGAGGAAGTCACTTGGCAACCGAATGCCGCGTCGACCATCGCCGCTGTTATAACGCAATGCAAGTGCGGGGGTGGGAGACGGCGGCCCCTTGGGCCCAAAGGAGACGCGTGGCTGCTCTTTCTCGGGCCCGATAAGGTCGGAAAGAGGAAGATGGCGACCGCCCTATCGGAGATCATGTTCGGAACCCATCCAATAACAACTAGGTTTAGTGATAGTTcgctagaagaagaagaagaagaagataccaATAGAGAGTCCAACACAAATTTGTGGGGCAAAACCTTTATTGACAGGGTCATGGATGCCATTCGTCGAAACCCTTTTTCGGTGATTATGATAGAGGACTTTGATCGAGCGGATTCGCTATTCCAACTAAACATCAAACGGGCGATGGAAAGGGGCCGCTTGACGGATTCGCATGGTCGAGAGATCGGCCTCGGTTCCGCCATCATCATCCTTGCATCCAATTGGTTGCCGCCGGAGGAGTTCAATGGTTCCCAAGATTCACTTATTCAGTGTGAGGAGAAGTTACTAAACTCATCAACTAGCAACTGGCAATTGGAGTTCTCTATTGTGGATAACCCGGCAAAACGTCGAGAGGCTTGGCTTCGCGACAGTGATCAGGCTTTGAAGCTAAGAAAGGGCTTATTGGGGTTACCGTTTGACTTGAATTTGGCAACGGAGGCTGAAGATGAAGCCGACGAGGGCTCTCGCAACTCGAGTGATGTCACAGTGGAGCGTGACTTTGAGAAAGGACGGCTCGCGATCAAGTGTTCGACGAAATCCCCAGCATCCGACTTGATGGAATTGGCGGATGCTTCTATTGTCTTCAATCCGATTGATTTCGATCCGCTGAAGAGAAAAGTTTTAGATTGCATATCGGAGAGATTCAAAGCAAAAATGGGCGACCGATATACTATAAGGGTAGACGACGATACCGTCGATCGCATAGTTGCAACTATATGGCTCAAAAAAGCTACATTAGAGGAATGGACTCAGAAAGTGTTGTGCCCAAGTATCGAAAATTCGAAGAACAAGTTGGATGATGCGCAAGGGCACAAGGCGGTGGTCCGGCTATCGtcggttagggttagggtttgggatcCGACAGCACAGAAGAGGGGCGGAGGGCAAGATCAGATACCAATTGCCGTCGATACATTGTAG